In Acidobacteriota bacterium, a genomic segment contains:
- a CDS encoding SUMF1/EgtB/PvdO family nonheme iron enzyme: MHCDRCNVDFTEGLRYCKWCGGPLVDRPRITSELHSCPSCSAAIQPGWAFCKACGERLQTGASESASGAHVAQDSPDPSLADTSLIGACSSCGERLDTGSLYCKACGSAAYVEQTPFGGSALLCGVCNSYSPIGSRACRVCNAPLGQAARTVVDFPAAAPTVQQKVPTLPDLDEQMPAQETPRLVDQESEVESGANTLIFAGAGQEQEKQTDPSRPKGTAKTNTLPGTAGARSEHQAPTQVMQMGRTTGPVEAEEAEGPSKKSGDLAGSPATSGQRVITGEPTVEFAAGSQPVQPARPTTADFGSESSSEPAGSESKTAVFVSRPQEAPPASPESVSQEDLGTRKFDPVQPSRESEPTREFQRPADTVIAEQVAPPSQMSRAPQWTDAAPSAPAATPEVSQLEPETPPVAQVASPSVPKKRTGIVIAYVVVALMLIGGAGYVGWLLFGRGKPAPPPQPVAVEQPVTTEPPVAPPKPAAPVVPEGMITVPAGAYTIGRDGADPLEQPEHNVDIPAYFIDRTEVTNGAYKKFLDATGHKPPSNWIGPIFPDGRDNFPVTGVTWQDAADYAVWTGKRLPTELEWEAAARGSDGRIYPWGNNFRAGLANIGSKPDDASADQYPSGMRPVGGYPQGASPAGAVDMIGNAWEWVADEIAPYSGNTETKLKLTPGISYRVIRGGAYDGNKSHDATYRGFLEASQAYPKVGFRCAKDAK; the protein is encoded by the coding sequence ATGCACTGTGATAGATGCAACGTAGATTTCACTGAAGGGCTGCGCTACTGCAAGTGGTGCGGAGGGCCGCTGGTCGATCGCCCGCGCATCACAAGCGAGCTGCACAGTTGTCCGAGTTGCTCCGCCGCGATTCAACCGGGCTGGGCGTTCTGCAAAGCCTGCGGGGAACGCCTCCAGACTGGCGCCAGCGAATCCGCGAGCGGTGCTCACGTCGCGCAGGATTCGCCGGACCCATCGCTCGCGGACACGTCGCTTATCGGGGCGTGCTCATCCTGCGGCGAGCGACTCGATACGGGTTCCCTTTATTGCAAAGCCTGCGGCTCGGCGGCCTATGTCGAGCAGACTCCATTTGGCGGATCGGCGCTGCTGTGCGGCGTGTGCAACAGCTACAGTCCCATCGGCTCGCGCGCGTGCCGGGTGTGCAACGCTCCTCTTGGTCAGGCGGCGCGAACAGTCGTCGATTTCCCGGCCGCCGCACCCACGGTTCAGCAGAAGGTGCCGACGCTGCCTGATCTAGATGAACAAATGCCTGCGCAGGAGACTCCACGCTTGGTCGATCAGGAGTCGGAGGTCGAGTCGGGGGCAAACACCTTGATCTTCGCCGGAGCTGGCCAGGAACAGGAGAAGCAAACCGACCCTTCGCGCCCGAAGGGGACCGCAAAGACCAACACGCTGCCGGGAACCGCTGGGGCCAGATCGGAGCACCAGGCGCCAACCCAGGTCATGCAGATGGGCCGGACCACCGGTCCGGTCGAAGCTGAAGAAGCCGAGGGACCTTCGAAGAAATCTGGCGACCTCGCCGGCTCGCCGGCAACCAGCGGCCAGCGGGTGATCACCGGCGAGCCCACCGTTGAATTTGCTGCCGGGTCTCAGCCGGTGCAGCCGGCTCGCCCGACAACCGCAGACTTTGGTTCCGAATCATCGAGCGAGCCTGCCGGTTCCGAAAGCAAGACCGCGGTCTTCGTTTCTCGCCCACAGGAAGCGCCGCCAGCCTCCCCCGAATCAGTTTCGCAAGAGGATTTGGGGACCCGAAAATTCGATCCCGTTCAACCATCGCGGGAATCGGAGCCCACGAGAGAGTTCCAGCGGCCAGCCGATACGGTAATAGCTGAGCAGGTCGCCCCTCCATCTCAGATGTCCAGGGCGCCACAATGGACTGACGCAGCACCGAGCGCGCCGGCGGCTACTCCCGAAGTCTCACAACTCGAGCCTGAGACTCCGCCTGTTGCGCAAGTCGCCTCGCCGTCTGTTCCAAAGAAACGAACCGGCATCGTCATCGCTTATGTGGTTGTCGCGCTCATGTTGATAGGCGGGGCTGGGTATGTAGGGTGGCTGTTGTTTGGTCGCGGAAAACCTGCGCCGCCACCGCAACCGGTCGCGGTTGAACAGCCGGTCACCACCGAGCCACCGGTTGCGCCCCCGAAGCCTGCCGCGCCGGTGGTGCCCGAAGGGATGATCACTGTCCCAGCGGGCGCCTACACCATCGGCAGAGATGGCGCTGACCCGCTAGAGCAGCCGGAACACAATGTCGACATCCCTGCATACTTCATCGATCGCACCGAAGTCACTAACGGCGCTTACAAAAAATTCCTTGATGCTACAGGTCACAAGCCTCCCTCCAACTGGATCGGCCCGATCTTCCCGGATGGCCGCGATAACTTCCCGGTGACGGGAGTAACCTGGCAAGACGCGGCCGACTATGCGGTCTGGACTGGCAAGCGCTTGCCCACTGAACTCGAATGGGAAGCGGCCGCGCGCGGCTCTGACGGGCGAATCTATCCGTGGGGAAATAATTTTCGCGCGGGCCTGGCTAACATCGGCTCGAAGCCTGATGACGCCAGCGCTGACCAATATCCATCCGGCATGAGACCGGTGGGCGGATATCCGCAAGGCGCAAGCCCGGCCGGCGCGGTCGATATGATCGGCAATGCGTGGGAGTGGGTGGCTGATGAGATCGCGCCGTATTCGGGCAACACCGAAACGAAACTCAAGTTGACGCCCGGGATATCTTATCGGGTGATTCGCGGCGGCGCCTATGATGGAAACAAGTCTCACGACGCCACGTATCGCGGCTTTCTTGAGGCGAGCCAGGCCTACCCGAAGGTTGGATTCCGCTGCGCGAAGGACGCTAAATAG
- a CDS encoding PspA/IM30 family protein, giving the protein MWARLKRLFRSIFGGLIEGAEDPELILQQTIRDMREKVPQMQNNVVQVMATEKLLQKEVVILEREIKDYDAKVKAAISTGRDDIARTYITALQEKQTALERSRQQLETSRVASEQAKKFLDNYILQVKKRTAEAQQLVNEARGAKMQEQLSQAMASFQIGDDAGTFQEMRERIQRRSAAAEARMDLATGGVESQIQDIERESLNIQIEDTLTAYKRQMGLVPDTPSGPAPPSIQSDSSAEKTLGPSDRAKALE; this is encoded by the coding sequence ATGTGGGCTAGACTCAAGAGGCTATTCCGTTCAATTTTCGGGGGACTCATCGAGGGTGCCGAAGACCCCGAGCTGATCCTGCAACAGACCATCCGCGACATGCGCGAGAAGGTCCCTCAGATGCAGAACAACGTCGTGCAGGTAATGGCAACCGAGAAGCTCCTGCAGAAGGAAGTAGTCATTCTCGAGCGCGAGATCAAAGACTATGACGCCAAGGTAAAGGCCGCCATCAGTACGGGCCGCGACGACATCGCGCGCACATACATCACCGCGCTTCAGGAGAAACAGACAGCGCTTGAACGCTCGCGGCAACAGCTTGAGACTTCGCGCGTGGCGTCCGAACAAGCGAAGAAGTTCCTGGACAACTACATCCTTCAGGTAAAGAAGCGAACGGCTGAGGCGCAACAACTGGTCAATGAGGCGCGCGGCGCAAAGATGCAGGAGCAACTTTCGCAGGCGATGGCTTCATTCCAGATCGGCGATGATGCTGGCACGTTCCAGGAGATGCGCGAGCGAATTCAACGGCGCTCCGCGGCCGCCGAAGCTCGAATGGACCTGGCCACCGGGGGAGTCGAGTCGCAGATTCAGGACATCGAGCGCGAGTCGTTGAACATTCAGATCGAAGACACCCTGACGGCTTACAAGCGGCAAATGGGATTGGTGCCTGACACCCCGTCGGGGCCAGCGCCACCATCGATTCAGAGCGATTCCTCCGCGGAGAAGACGCTGGGACCTTCTGACCGCGCGAAGGCGTTGGAGTGA
- a CDS encoding HAMP domain-containing protein produces MRLSLKLGALCAAAAFIPLLIISLLTLSEVSAHARQQALEQLGSDARVAVSLYEKRLIEMRAMAQALADEIANRALVSTDSLDRNNPASWARLQDLLPRAQTEASLDFVIVTDPLGRVIARHNDRPSPGETLLGSSDKNPIAERVIAGGNQPAASCVIERGERYARLGLDRIAQVRLLDGSTIDEALMIEAGAPIFSSGRFVGVVLAGQMLNTYYKARASANPLQTPLVAEARQTLYRNGEEDAGAVIALGGAIVASSVPPDGTRESSSGPALAGALHDPTKTEEAFQSGARGYSVAWQPLKSLDGTAIGAIGVARPAKELEGPVNAVRATTILIGAIASLLAAAAGFMFGRGLGARLDELTQAASRWSLGDLSTPARDREPFLARWIPAEYLRDEITQLAEQLNQMRETFRQAIERIRKR; encoded by the coding sequence ATGCGATTGAGCTTGAAGCTTGGAGCCTTGTGCGCGGCCGCCGCTTTCATTCCCCTTCTTATCATTTCACTCCTGACCCTATCTGAGGTTTCGGCTCACGCGCGGCAGCAGGCGCTGGAGCAACTGGGCAGCGATGCGCGGGTGGCCGTTTCGCTCTATGAGAAGCGGCTGATTGAGATGCGCGCGATGGCCCAGGCGCTCGCCGATGAGATCGCAAACCGCGCGCTCGTGAGCACCGATAGCCTTGACCGCAACAACCCGGCCTCGTGGGCTCGGCTGCAAGATCTGCTGCCCCGGGCACAGACCGAAGCTTCACTTGATTTCGTGATCGTCACCGATCCGCTTGGCCGGGTGATTGCTCGCCACAACGACAGACCATCGCCAGGCGAGACGCTGCTTGGATCAAGCGACAAAAACCCGATAGCAGAACGAGTGATCGCCGGAGGCAACCAGCCGGCCGCTTCCTGCGTGATCGAGCGGGGCGAGCGGTACGCTCGATTGGGATTGGATCGCATCGCGCAAGTGCGTCTGTTAGACGGCTCGACAATCGATGAAGCTCTGATGATTGAAGCTGGGGCGCCGATCTTTAGCAGCGGACGGTTCGTGGGAGTGGTGCTGGCCGGGCAGATGCTCAATACCTACTACAAGGCACGCGCGAGCGCGAACCCGCTTCAGACTCCGCTGGTGGCCGAAGCAAGGCAGACGCTTTATCGAAACGGCGAGGAAGATGCCGGTGCGGTCATCGCTCTGGGCGGCGCGATCGTTGCGTCGAGCGTACCGCCGGATGGCACTCGCGAATCGTCAAGCGGACCCGCGCTTGCCGGAGCGCTACACGATCCGACGAAAACCGAAGAAGCTTTTCAGAGCGGCGCCCGCGGCTACAGCGTCGCATGGCAGCCATTGAAATCGCTCGATGGAACGGCGATTGGAGCGATCGGCGTAGCCCGCCCGGCGAAAGAGCTTGAAGGTCCGGTGAATGCGGTGCGCGCGACAACTATTCTCATTGGCGCCATTGCCTCGTTACTGGCAGCCGCCGCGGGTTTCATGTTCGGCCGCGGGCTCGGAGCGCGACTCGATGAACTGACCCAGGCCGCGAGCCGTTGGAGCCTGGGCGACCTGAGCACACCCGCCAGGGACCGCGAGCCCTTCCTTGCGCGATGGATTCCCGCTGAATACCTCCGCGACGAGATTACTCAACTGGCCGAGCAACTCAATCAAATGCGCGAGACCTTCAGGCAGGCGATCGAGCGAATCCGAAAGAGATAG
- a CDS encoding polyprenyl synthetase family protein, giving the protein MHGRLQVPEAEYSIMTPEEIFFLVHRDLALVEKEFDRNVSDGSTLVSSIARYSHEGGGKRVRPALVLLASRLVSGEASPSAVRMAAVMEMLHTATLVHDDIIDEARVRRGRASANAQWGNDRTVLIGDWLYMTAFDMSLRERSFDMLDALTSMTRIMVEGEIIQLSLVGNSHITEDEHLDIVRRKTAHMFSACAEVGGIVAGATREERRALARYGLSVGVAFQLIDDVLDFVSTEAKLGKPVANDIREGKLTLPLIYLMEEGNDEHRRMIETVMRERGFESVRREEVLQLIHEKGTLERARAEAGRYAAEAIESLSIFPPSPYRQALLSVPRFIVEREM; this is encoded by the coding sequence ATGCACGGCCGGTTGCAAGTACCCGAAGCGGAGTACTCGATTATGACGCCGGAGGAAATTTTCTTCCTGGTGCACCGCGATCTTGCGCTCGTGGAAAAAGAATTCGACCGTAACGTCTCCGATGGTTCCACGCTGGTGTCATCCATTGCTCGCTACTCGCACGAGGGCGGCGGCAAGCGCGTTCGTCCCGCGCTGGTGCTGCTCGCTTCCAGGCTGGTGAGCGGCGAGGCTTCTCCGTCGGCCGTTCGCATGGCCGCGGTTATGGAGATGCTCCATACCGCAACGCTGGTTCACGACGACATAATAGATGAAGCGCGAGTGCGGCGCGGCCGCGCATCGGCCAATGCGCAGTGGGGGAACGATCGCACGGTGCTGATCGGCGATTGGCTCTACATGACTGCGTTTGACATGAGCCTTCGCGAGCGCAGCTTCGACATGCTCGACGCCTTGACCAGCATGACTCGAATAATGGTCGAAGGCGAGATCATTCAACTATCGCTGGTCGGCAACAGCCATATCACCGAGGACGAACACCTTGATATAGTCCGCCGCAAGACTGCTCACATGTTCAGCGCCTGCGCGGAGGTGGGTGGGATCGTGGCGGGCGCGACTCGCGAAGAACGGCGCGCGCTTGCTCGTTACGGTTTATCTGTAGGCGTGGCGTTCCAATTGATCGACGACGTGCTTGATTTCGTATCGACTGAGGCCAAACTCGGTAAGCCCGTAGCCAACGACATCCGCGAGGGCAAGCTGACGCTTCCGCTGATCTACCTTATGGAAGAAGGCAACGACGAGCACAGACGCATGATCGAAACCGTCATGCGGGAGCGCGGGTTCGAATCGGTGCGGCGCGAAGAAGTGCTTCAGTTGATCCACGAGAAAGGAACGCTCGAGCGCGCGCGGGCTGAGGCCGGGCGCTACGCCGCCGAAGCGATCGAGTCCTTGAGCATCTTTCCGCCATCCCCATATCGCCAGGCCCTTTTGAGCGTGCCTCGCTTCATCGTCGAGCGCGAGATGTGA